The sequence AACGTCCCAACTTGAGTTTTCCAGAATCCCGAACTGCGCATTAGAAGTGTAGGAGGGCTAGACGCGTTCTCGAGGCGTCTCCGTTTATCTAAGCGCCCACAAATGTGCAGATGTGTACGTATACATGTTTTCTTGAGATAGAAGTAGGTGGCGTATAGATGAGAAGTCGTGAGTCTACAAATGTTTCAACCCCCATGTGTGTCCACTCGGTGACCTGCATTCTTCTACCAAGACTTTCATCTACACGATTGGTTGTCTGCCGTCTGCATGTCTCGCAAATGTTTGGAAGCCTAGCTCGAGCTATCCACGGTCCAGCGCCCGTCTATCATAAGCGAGAACGAGGCAACATGGATACGCAGAAACGTCCTCGCATGGAGTTTGCCCTAAACCTCTGGTTGGGATCTCATGCTTGCCAGTGTCGTAGGCCGTGCAGCGAGCAGTACTcaccgcgcgctgctgtgagccgcgcctctgcagcacgGACTTGCCACGGACGCTGATGTGGTTTCTATCTCGAGAGgccacgccggcggcgcatgccATTTCGAGATCCTTGACAGCCCTCGCGCCCCTCTCATTACATCTCTGGGAACCGTTGTCACAGCCTTTCCTGACACTGCGGCTCGATTTGACCTCGGTCATTTTCGTCTGACGCATCATCGACTCTGTGCCAGATCCGACAGAGCCCGCTGAAGCCTGGTGGTGTCTCGTTCTCGCCCGGCCTCCCTccttttcctctgcgtctgtggcCCTACTCGGGATGCCGCAGTCTCGAGTCGACGTGTTTCCATCGAAGGACCTCGAAACCCCCTTttggcgaagaggagaaggaaatgGAGGCTGCTGGCCAAACGAGCGCTTTTTCGCTTCTGTTATTTCCAAAGCATGGGCGGACGGGTGAGCACCGGAGGAAGACTCAGTAGGGGGAGGCGGGATagaggaagaggcgggcGGACAGAGGACAGCAGAGGAAGGCCGTCCACCCTCTGCTTCAGCAGCTTCCATCTGGCCTGCCTCGTGAAGCGAAGAATGGGGGAGAGGCCTCGACAAAAACGTCCCTGGAGGGCCCTGAAATGGAAGCCActggcgcagagagaagcggcgacagcgctcgAGTTCGTGAAGCAAAACTAGCATGAGACGCCCTCCATCCCAGCCCGTAACGACTCCAAACGCGACAGACAGTCAAGTGGTGGTGTTTCAGCTCATCGCGTCTTCGCGTTCCGACAGTGCGCTTGCCACAAGCAAAAAGAGAATCGCGGCGTGGCGGCCCTGCTTCAAAGCATGCGCAGATCGCTTCTGCAATGTGACTACGGTCGCGGACGAGCAAGAGGTTTAAATGAAGGAATGAAAGTGGAAGTGTGTCACACGATTCGGGCTCTGTTCGGAAACTCGCACGGCGGGTGAGGTACCGAAAGGCTTGAGAGGGACCAACATAAGGCGCCTCCGACCGGTATCCTTACACTCGCGAGCACATTCTAAGCCCCCGCACCACGGCTTTGGTCATGCGTGCGGGACTTGTTTCAATTGGCATGCTGTCCTGGAGGTCTTGTGCAGGTGAATAACTCAGTCTGGTCAGTGCAGATCAAATACGTGAACCGTGACGGTGAAGCCGACGGCCACTTTTGCCTGACATGCTCTTCAGTGGAACTCCACACACGCGCCGCGTATACCTTGCATAAGAGGTGAACGTATTGGACAGAATCGTAGAAATATGCGTGTATCCAGGTGTACTGTCAACTAATTTGtatgaagaggaggaaggagggaAAAGCGATTGATGCCGAAAAAGGGCTCGTGAACAGAGTTCCGGTGAAGCCCGAATGGGCAGAGTCATGGACAGTAAAAAGCGATTCAACTGCCTGTGTATCGTCTCAACCGCATACTGATACTACGCTCTGTGTGCGTACCTGCCCATGTGGAAGCGATGTGAGGTTGATTTATGACCACTTCCTTGCCTAGGCAGGCAATTTTGTCCAGCTCTGTCTACGAACGGAACTTGAGAAAGGCAATGCAAGTCGCGGAATGAGATACGAATTGGTGGCTCCATACTACATCGCTGTATTCTGTGGCGGGTTTGAAGGGATTTCAGACGGGGAAGCGCACCCCTCCGCCCGCAGAGAGGTCTTCGGGTTTCACGCTTCGTCCATCTCTTATGGAGGAGAATGAGATCACGAGCCGCTTCAGAAAACGCAACACCAATCGGCAGGCATCTCCATCTATTTTTTCATCCGGGTTAAAGTGGTAAAAAGTACAGTCGGCCTGTCGAGTGGCGGAGTTTCCGTTGAGGGGCCCGTACGCTGTCAAGCGGGAACACTCGCGGTGCCAAGGTTCCTCTATTTCCAGTTTCTCAACACAAGATATGGTAGCCAGACATACAAAAAAACGTCGCACTTTCATCGCATGGAAACAACACCGAGGGGGGCAGCCTCCTTGCTGTATGCCCCCTCTAGCACGACTATCTCGCACTGTCAAGCGTTCCACGCATAAATTCGTCCCCGCCGAGCCGCATCTCATCAACGTGTTATATATTCAACCTGCGTACGAGGTTCCGCTTGACCATTGCCATTTACTGGGGCTTTCAGTGATTAAAGATATTGTCCGTCATATATTCATCAGCCGCGCCCTCACGGGTTGGCGGCCCCGCGGAAGCTGCGCAGGGAGCAGGACACCGTCGAGACGTTAGAGCTAAACGAAAGCCCTAACCCATGCAGCATCTTCACCAATTTATTTTATAAGGACACGAGGTCTGGAAAATCCGGAAGGTGTCGGCAAAGTGGATTGCGATCACGCAGGAAGAGTCAACCGTTGTACGCTCATGTCCTCGTGTGTATGCGTTTGGCGGCCTCCAAGTCGTGCCCAGACTGCTGTGCCCACTGCATGCCACTCCAGCACGAACTGAGCTCATGCCTACGGTGACTGCAAGCTAGATAGGAACAAGGAACTATCTTTCTACCTGTATAGCTACAAACGCGGTATGTGCACAGCGAACTGTTtaaggcggcgcagggcgggaATGGGTCGACGACGGAGTTTCCCGCCCTACAGTAGGCACTGAGTAGTATTTGCTCCCTTCATTCGTGCGCGTACGCGAAGAGCAGCGTTGCTGTGTTCCGACGCAAGGGATCTAGAAGTAATTCGTCGTCTTAGCCAGCGGCGAAAACTCGGAAATCGCACAATGCCGCTCACCGGCCCCCTCGACTTGGAGGCTGCGAGCCAGCCGACGCCTGTAGAGCTCGAGGCTCTCCGGCGCGTTTTCAACTGGATGGATGCTGACAAAGACGGGAAGCTCAGTCTGCAAGAGATCAGCAGTGCTCTTGCGTCGCTCGGGCACAAAATGCCCAAAGTACGTGCTGTCAGGCTGGCTGTTCACCACGCGTGACTCCATGACTACCTTCCTCCTTTCCTCTGACCATACGCCAATCACCTCCACTTGGGACGCATACACTCGCGGCCGCACGcacatgaatatatatacagatgcATATGAATACGCACATAGAACTCGCCTCACAAAACGAATCGGCTGCGTAGATCGGTAGAGCCTGTGAGACGCACACACCGCGCTGCACGCATCCCATGTCGTGTGCGTGACCCCTGTATACCCAAGCAAGAGATCGAAGTAATCATTTGGGAGCTCGACGAAGATCTGGACCAGCACGTAAGCTGGGACGAATTCCTCGTCATGTATCAAAGAAGCATCAACGATCCAACAGGTAAGCTCTCAAAGCAGCTTTGATACCGTTTCATCCATGCACAACAATTACTGCTTTATGCTTGCACGGCGAGGAGGTGAAAGGAATGTCTCCTAACCACGAGTCGCCGTGGTGAGTCTACGGAAGCACTAGAACCCCACACGCTAGGCAGTGAACCGTGTCAGACCGGAGACTGTTCCACACGTATTCTACTCTTAATATACTTCTAGAGAGAGGTAAAGCAAGTATTGGCCTTAGCTATATTGTCATTCATTCAAGGCAAAGGCTCACTGTGTTTGTTCACTGTGTGAAACATGACGTGAGGCTGAGTTAAAGATAGAATGTGACGGACAGCTGAATGGTGCCTTCAGTTTAGGGTCTATCGCTTGCCGATGTCTCAGGATTGGAGCCGCGCGCTTTCTTCAACCTGGTTCAATTCCTCATGTACGATACAAACTTCGCCGGAGAAATCAGTGTTGAGCAGACGCTTCAAATACTTTTTGTTCGCTTCGGAAGAGAAATGCTCGACCAGGTGCGGAAAAGGGGATGATTCAGCAGCACACTcgtatatatacgtatatataatTAATTATAAACGAAGAAACACGTGCCAGCGCAACAGTACGAGCCGGTGCGTTATTTGGGATTGCTTCGAAAGAGAGTGACCTTCTCTCTATATACCGTTAGATGAAGGAGCGCCAGCTAAGTGCAATCCACGAATCAAGTGGAACTGTCGACACGAAGACGTCGAGGGAGAGTGTACAGGCAGATGTCCGGGGATCCTGGGCTTGGCTCTCCGTTTGAACGGCGGCGAGTCTGGGAACGCCAAGCTCGACATTTTCCGTATACTTGCTATTGCCTGCAGGAAATCCAGGCAATTTTTGGTGAGGAGGAAAAGGGTCCTGACGGACAGGAAAAGCGAATCACGCTCTCAGAGTACTTGGAGAGAGTCCAGGGGCGCTTGAACAAGCAGAGGTAGGTGGGCATTACTGGAGCAGATTTCGTCTGATACTTATTGCTAAACAGATACAGTACATATGCTGGACCTGTGAAAAGACCTCTCCAATTCCGCTCTTTATGCTGCAGATTTAGGGCCTACGATTGATCGTATCTGAATTTTTCCGTCGCACAGCGAGCTAGCGTCGTTCGTCGTGTAGCCCTTAGCCGTCCCCCCTAGAAAAAAATGTGACCGATTCACACGTGGTGTGTTAATATCGGGAAATTCTCTGAGAAACGAATGCTATTTCGCGCACGGAACTGAAGTGCGTGTGACTTTGTAGCGCTACCAATACTTTATGCCTCGCCGCGCTAATCGCTGACGCCACTCAGCCACCGGTGTCCCCGCCCACATTATCGCGTTGACACGCGCTTGAGTAGCCGACTGTACAGACGGGGAGTTGGAGTAGATTCTGGTATATTATCGAATGGTGCGCGCTTCAAAGAGCGATAATGAATCTAGGAGTAAGGAAGCAATCGACGTTCGCTCTTCCAACCGCTTTCCAAGCGGACACCGAAGGCTCCTGATTCCTGACGCATGAACCCCTATTTGTGCGGCTGTGCAGGAGGGCCCGCAAAGGGATCAACTACCCTCGAATAAACACTCGAAGGCGTCCCCCGCCGTAGATTTGCGTGATCTGTGCCGTGCACACCTCGGGCTAGTGCATAGAACTTCATGCTTTCATCGCAGGTCAATTTCATTCTTTTCATGAGAATCGCATTGCTTTGAGCTTTCAGGTTTCATGGTCAATTCAGATGCTTTATCGCAGTGTAACAAGCCCCTCGCAGATTCGGATGCCGCCAGAGCGCAAACAACATTTGAGCGAATGCGTCGATGTCTGTGGCTATCACCTACACCTCGTTGCATCCGGAGTTCTGAGTGTAGTCTATTGACAAGTATCTGCCAGAAAACGAACAGGACTGTGTTCCGTGGTGGCGGAGGGGAACATTCGCTGACCATGATGATGCCAAAAACaactccgcggcgcggcaaaTTATCTTTCAATTAAATTTATTTTTAATATTTTATGAACAGCTTTATTACATGGTAGTTTATTTGATACATAAATTTAGTTAGATAAAATTGTTTTAATATTCAAAAACACATTTTTTAGGGGCAAACAGAACGAGCTTTTTTTACACAATTTTGTGAATAAAAATGCCGTCTACCTTCCTCGCATACACATCCGAATGTATCCATGCCAAACTCACAAGGGATCATGCACTTACCGGAATGTATTGGCAATGAGTTCACGCTTCAGTTGCGATTCTCGAGTATTAATGGCGTGGGTCGTGCGCGGGACTCTGCCGTTCCCCGCGACTTGTGCAACAGGTCAGACGGGCACATGCACACATGTATGCACATCAAATCTCAGTGACAATTGTCGTATACTTCCTCGTAGCACACGCATTTCACCATGCTGTAGTACGGCCACGCAAGTGTACGCGCGCGTGCAAgtacaatatatatatatatatatatatatatatatcttcGGGACAAAATATGTAGCATAGGCATGTTTGATGTTGACACAAGCACGAATCCACATGGATGGAGAAAAAACCCATGGAAACGGAGACACATCAAGAAGAAGATCTGGGAAGGGACAGGGGGCAAAATGCAGACGTGACATTGAAAAGTACCTGCCACTCTCGTGGCTTCCAGTAGCCAAGAGGTTCTGTGGAGTGAATAGCACTGTTCGTAGCGCAGTGGTAGTCGTTCGACAGACGTgtgctttttcttcgctccCTCCATGTTTAATCTCGCCACCGTCAGCGCTGAACTGTTGCTCACGTTTTTCAACTATCGTGCTCTAAACACGGCGCAGCGTCCCTTTCATATTAGACGCGTATCCCGCTTCACTGGACGCTCCTTCACTCTGgcgttctctccctctctttgATGTTTTCCTGACGTTCAAGAAGAATCCTGAAAACACTGTGTAGTTCTGCCACATGCGCTTCCTGACGCCGAATATACGCGAGTATGCAATTCCGCTCAACTCTTTCTTTCGCTTCCTGTTCAAGCAACTGTAGCATCTTCTCCCATAGCCAGAGCTGCTCTTCCCGCTCTTGAGCGTAGGGGTTTCCCTCCCTTCGATTCACTCGCGTGCTCCTCAGTTTGTTCGTGTTTTCCAAACACTCATTGTCTTTTTCAATGCACGTTCTGAGAAGCATCCATTTATAGCGGCGTCTAGCACAGAGGGAGAAACCCCTCGGCACGTTCTCGTCCCTGGGtgaggaagcagcgaagcGTCTCTCCATCCGCCGTGCACTGGATTCAGCCTCGCATCCTAAATTGGGCGGATTGTTGTCTCGACCGGCAAAGGCCGCttctcctgcagcgcctttCCGTTCAAGGTGAGGATCTGACGGTGACTTTGTTTCGCACACTGAAGCGTTTCTCATTGACACATGGACGGCCTCCTGCTTGTCCTGTGCTTCATTTGTCCCGTGTTCACCATCTGCGCCAGCGATGCCTGGCATCGGCGCGCAAAACCGCCTACTACGGGACTCTAGCGTGTCCACGTTCGGCTTTTTTTGAAAGgccgtgtctccgccggtACCTGCCATGGCGATGATTCGGGAGGTGGACCGGAACGCTTTTTCCAGGTTGACTGTTGTGTCTGAATGGGAGCCCGTGACGCGGACTGCCGTTGCGCTTTCACCTGTTCTGGGAGTTACAAGAGGGGCAAATGAAGCCCTGTTTGTGTGGTATGTACGCCGAAAAGCCCCGCGTAGGCGTCTATAGGCTTTGAGTTCGCCCTGAATTCGTGACAGCAGATGTGCGGGATCATTTTGAGCACCTGCTGAAGACAATGGTACTTCGTCGCCGTTACAACTTCTGCGTGAGTGCCATGGACGTGAAGCAAATGGGCATGTAGAGTGGGCATCGTCCAAGGGCACGCCTTGTGTTTCTCGTTCACCCCATTCGCCAAACCACTCGcaagcgccttcttctccgtagttgtcgtcttcttcctcggctgAGGAGAAACACGGCTCATCTCTGTTCGCTGCACGCGAAGTGCCTGCGGAATGGTCAAGAGCGCGGACATCGTAAGCTGCCTGAGAATGTGTCTTCCACGCAACTGTCCGTCCCATGGCTGTGCCGTCGGTTCCGCTTCTCACAAGTTTAGGTTCACCTTCCACTTTTTGTAGCTCCATTGCTGTGTTTTTAGGATGTCTGCCACCTGTTCTGTCATGCatttcgtcctcgtcgtgcTCCCTCATAGTGAGAAGGTCAATTACATTCTGTTTTATTTTGCTCAGAAAGTCTGCTTTCTGGGGCCGCGCCAGCATCAGGGACTCAGGTGCGCTAGGCATAGCTGAAAGAATGCTCTCGAGCGCTGAGAAAAGACTTTCGCGTGAAGATCGGGCATCAGTTGCGGTTTTCTCGAAAGAAGAGCGGCCATTATCCTTGAGGTGTTCCGCCCCCGAGGCGGCAATTGTATGGCCCTGAGTCTTATTGCGGGAAGATGGAAGTCGACATAGTCCTTGAGCCTGCTGTGGAGATTCTTTGAAATCACGTGACGAAGAAGCGTGAAGAGGGGAAGATAATGGAGACAGTGATAGACCAGGAGGTGCGTGGCCATCATGCACAGCTGTGTAAGCCGGATATGGCGCCCCCTGGCTGATCTGACTTTGAACGAGATTTAAGAGGATTTCGTGAGCCCACGTCATCAGGTGCGCAGTGAACTTTTCGTATTCTAATATTATCTGCTGGTGTTTCTTTATCGCCGGCACATCGTTTTCATCGTGAGCCCGCTCTACATTCACCTTGGGCGTGTTTCTCACACACATCGCACGCTGGCCGAATCGCAGGGTCGAGAGGCTTTCACTCATGTGAACGGCGTCTGGCGAACACGTGAGAATGAGACAGGTGTTCGAGTTGCCGCCTAAAGCATCCTGCAACACACGAGTGAGCTTGGAATCGCGGTATGGAACGAACGAGGAAATAGGCAGGGAAGCGGCTGTAGACTGCTGGGCCTGTGAaacaggcggcgacgaggatgGCGCAGATGGAATCGCTGAAGACGAACCAGTGAAAGAGCCCTCGgtggagagggcggcggaggggccCGAAGACCCCGTGTCATGCGCTCTTTCCGAAATTGCTCCAAGAGTAGAAATTACTTTTCCCAAACACGTCAGACTCTTATTGATCATTGAGCCCTCTTGAAGCGTGGCGCCTACACTACCGGTCTTGGCCACGCGCTCGCTCCCCGCCAAATCCACGACGGTCAAGCGACCCACTTTCAAGTCACCTGAACACGCAAGCAATCGGGAAACACCACAGACGCGAACGAACCTGAAAGCAGACACATCGACGCAGGACAGTCAGCTACGTCCGCTTcgcggcacgcgagagacTCACCACGGGCATACGCatgtgtgtctgtgcgtcTGAACACAGATATGTATCACACTCCGGTATGGTCCTCTCTCAGGTTACTCGTATAACACTGAGAGATTGTCTTTCTACTCGTATACGGAGGAAGCGTCGGGCTCTTACATGGCCGTACCTGTTTCCAGGAGAGTTTCTTCGAGTGTCAGGGAGAAGATGAAATGCGAGCGGCTGGACTCAGCGTTCATTCTTGTAGATCCCGCACGTCTTGCTTTTATTGTTTTGTCAAGTATTGCAAACGCTTCGACAGGAGACTGAGGGGATTCTTCTTGCAGCCCCACTATCGACACACACCCTTCACCCTTTCTGCGGTGCTTGCGTCGTTGTATCTTCAGTCCGCATTTTCCGCCTATCAGGTCTCTGACATTCTCGTTATATATCTCGATAGCTGCAACAAGTACCCTTCGCCTAACACGTGGATCTTCATGGTGCTTCATCCACGTGAAGAGAGCTTGTATCATCCGCGGCAACAAACCGTCGCCGTCACCTACATTGGGACTTCCTGACGTTTTTCcatcctctctcttcctcgtTTGCGTCCGCTCATTACCAATGCTGCCATCTGCCATGCCATCGTGTGACAAACTGGGAGTACCCTTCACAACACCCAGACTATCCCCGTGGTCACTGCCAGGCactcctcttctgcggcgttCACTGGTTTCACAGGTTTGCTGTGCGTCGATGCTGTGGATTCCTTCGCCGTGAGCTGCGCCCCCGTCGCTAAAGCCTTCCTCACTAGCATGGTCGCCAATGATTGTGTACGTTTTCCCGCTCGAACTCTGCCCGTACGCAAGAATAGTAGCGTTGAAGCCAGAACAAACGGCATGCACCAACTGACTTCCTATTTTCTCAAAAACACTCGCCTGGGAGCTGTCTTCCCCGAACACATGGTCGAAAACGAAATCCTGTGCTAGTCTATTGCCTGTACCAGTGGAATTGACAGACGTAGAAGAGAGACTAGAGGGATAACGGGCGTGTATTGTGTTCGTGGAGGCACGGCCACTGGCGCTCGAAGGCACCGTGAGGGCCCTCTCGGAGTGCTTAGGGTCTACACATGCCCCTTTCTCCTTTGTCATTGGCCTCAGCCGACAAACGACTTGAATGTTCCTGCTGAGGGGAGCAAAAAGGGAAAGCGGGTGTGCCCTTTGAAGTAAACTGGGAGCCACTGAAGCATCGGTAATGCCATTTTGGCGCTCCCGGGCGTCCTCCGCCACGCCAGTGTCAATAGGgccggcggacgccgcaggggcgATCTCTGAAGCCTCACCATGACTAGCGTACTCGTGAGAAAGAGGCAGAACGCACGCGGGGTCCCAAGGTGACATATACGGTGACGAATTGGCGGATGAAGGCAGAAGATGTGGAAGAAGTTCGGACCCCCCTGCGGGAACCGAAGCGAGATGAGACGGAGGAGCAAGAGTGACAGGCCCAAGCTGGGGGAGgcaggacgaagagggagaTGTGCTCATATTCATGCGTTCCATCGTCCTAATCGTAATCCAGATCCTGCTTAAGCGCGACAAAGCACAAGCCCCATTTTTGCCTGGGAACGCGCGCAACGCTGTCTCGTCAAGAAACCGGCAATACAGAGACAAACCCCAAACAGCATGATCAAAGCCCAATGATGTGAGACTTTTGCGAGCGTTAGGTGCATTCAACGCTATAAAAATGCTTCCCGTGCAGATGCTCACATGACGGTCGCAGATACGTATCGATGGTCTAGATATGCAAAAAGGCTTATGAATAAACCAACAGCTGCGCACAAGCCAGAGAGTTCGCGAAACGTTACGCCACTCAACCAATGCATTCGCCGCGGCATTACGGAGCAGTGCCGAGAGTGGCGTGAGACCCACTAGGTTATCCGCATCATTGAGCGCTTCATGTGGGTGCGGCACGAATCATGATCATGCACTTTCTTCTGCATTTAGAAACCGCGTAGGTTATCACTTGACGCCCGCGCTTCAGCATCGTTATCGGTACTTGGCTTTCGTTCGACAGTTCCAGCAGTTTACTTCGTTGggcgggggagagggggtGAGTAATGGGATGCCGCAGGGGAAATGCCGGTGTCAGTGAGGTGATGGGAGAGCACACTGCAAATTGTGAAGATGCGATCTGGTAACCTGCATGCTTCGTACGCCAGAACGGATTTTTAACAGTAGGCAATGCGCGAAGGACTGAATCCGTCAGGGTTGGAGAGCAGGTCTTGGTTATAGATCCCGCCACTGCCAGTCACctcaaacatatatatatgtatgtgtatatatatgtataggaGAGAGCAACATCTGCAGTTCAGCGGTGAGAGTGCTTCTGCAAATGACAGCCTTACAAAAAGGGTGAAGCATGAGCAATGGTATGCCAAGATGATCGGAGCGCCGCTTGAAAATAGGCTGAGAGGAAAAGTGGAATCCGCTCCCCTTTGTGGGACCCCCAGGCACTTGGCAGCTGCTAACATACGAGCCTTCCCCCCTCTCTTCGGAAAAGTGTATCTGAGAGGATAGACTGGCGTGCCGCACTAACGACTCCATGCCACTGGTTTGCAATCGTACATGGGCTAGCCTCGGTACGCTctataatataatataattTATATTATActatattatattatattatattatattatattatattatattatattatattatattatattatattatattatattatattatattatattatattatattatattatattatatcATActatattatattatattaaAATAaaaaatatatgtatatatatatatatatatatatatatatatatatatatatatatatatccgtTAATCAGTGTCCGTACAAGACTGTACTCAGATAAATGAAGTCAAACATCGTTGAGAGGATTCCGTGCATTCATCTGGCCTCTGCATTCCTTCTGCAGAACGCGGATTCGCAGCATGTAATCGGATTAGTACCTTGCTATCGGCCGATGTAGACTACCGTGTTTTGTACGTATAGTCATATTTACACGTCATTAGGTGGCCTGAGTGTTGTTGCGCGAGTGCTGTTCGAATCCATCAAGTGAGTGGAACGTGTGTCGCCCAGATGCTTCTTTTCTGGCGGCTTGCTGCATTGAGGGACGTGAAGTATAATCATATTCTGCATGCAGTTCCATATCAGACGAACCAAACATGTAGACGAACTCCACTAGCAAGTCGCAAAACCGACGTCATGCTACAAAACCGATGTTGTTATAACTTCGTGTGTGTGGAAGGGGGTGCATGGTGACCAGCGCAACCGTTGCCTGAAAGACAAACGTGTGCCAAGGCGAGCACCATCCCTCCTCCGACTGCTCCTCCAATccggccccccccccccgcccatTCGTGATCATCCGCTAGCCCTTATCTGCGGGCAGCCTCTGAaccgcggagcgaggcgccctcttggcggctgcggaggcgtccGTCGTAGCTTTGCCTCGACCCCACAGTCCCGCGAAGACaaccggaggcggcggacgtcgAGGCCGACAGACGATGGGGCGCTGTCGAACGGCTGGCGCACGCGCCCCTGCTGCGTGACTTACAacgcccccgccctcccaAGTAAAGACAGGCGTTGAAGGGAGTACTTTAATTTCCAAGAGATCCAAGTCGCCGGAGCTTCCGCCCGTCTGTGAGTTACCCTTCTTCAGTCTCCGCCCCCCTGCATCACCGGCAGATGTCACAGGATCCTGCACAACAGGCCCCACGCCTGAggaatctcctttctcctccGACATCTCGCCAGGAAGGCGCGGTAACGCATCTGCCCCAGGTCTGCTCGACGGCCGTCGTCCCTCCGACGCAGAAACATCCGTGCCAAAAGCCTTCTCTTGCTCAGCGTGAGCGGCGTTCGAGATGAGGCTGGTGGGCCGCGTGAACAGCACGCCACCTCTCTGGAACGGGGCGGATTTGCCGCGCCCTTCCCCGGGAACAGCGCTGTCATCGCCGGGGACGAATGCGAGAGGCCCCCTGCAGACCGCGGGCGGGCCTGCCTGGGTCCCTGGCCCGCCAGTCA is a genomic window of Besnoitia besnoiti strain Bb-Ger1 chromosome IV, whole genome shotgun sequence containing:
- a CDS encoding EF hand domain-containing protein (encoded by transcript BESB_056520) codes for the protein MPLTGPLDLEAASQPTPVELEALRRVFNWMDADKDGKLSLQEISSALASLGHKMPKQEIEVIIWELDEDLDQHVSWDEFLVMYQRSINDPTGLEPRAFFNLVQFLMYDTNFAGEISVEQTLQILFVRFGREMLDQEIQAIFGEEEKGPDGQEKRITLSEYLERVQGRLNKQR
- a CDS encoding putative kinesin (encoded by transcript BESB_056530); translated protein: MERMNMSTSPSSSCLPQLGPVTLAPPSHLASVPAGGSELLPHLLPSSANSSPYMSPWDPACVLPLSHEYASHGEASEIAPAASAGPIDTGVAEDARERQNGITDASVAPSLLQRAHPLSLFAPLSRNIQVVCRLRPMTKEKGACVDPKHSERALTVPSSASGRASTNTIHARYPSSLSSTSVNSTGTGNRLAQDFVFDHVFGEDSSQASVFEKIGSQLVHAVCSGFNATILAYGQSSSGKTYTIIGDHASEEGFSDGGAAHGEGIHSIDAQQTCETSERRRRGVPGSDHGDSLGVVKGTPSLSHDGMADGSIGNERTQTRKREDGKTSGSPNVGDGDGLLPRMIQALFTWMKHHEDPRVRRRVLVAAIEIYNENVRDLIGGKCGLKIQRRKHRRKGEGCVSIVGLQEESPQSPVEAFAILDKTIKARRAGSTRMNAESSRSHFIFSLTLEETLLETGDLKVGRLTVVDLAGSERVAKTGSVGATLQEGSMINKSLTCLGKVISTLGAISERAHDTGSSGPSAALSTEGSFTGSSSAIPSAPSSSPPVSQAQQSTAASLPISSFVPYRDSKLTRVLQDALGGNSNTCLILTCSPDAVHMSESLSTLRFGQRAMCVRNTPKVNVERAHDENDVPAIKKHQQIILEYEKFTAHLMTWAHEILLNLVQSQISQGAPYPAYTAVHDGHAPPGLSLSPLSSPLHASSSRDFKESPQQAQGLCRLPSSRNKTQGHTIAASGAEHLKDNGRSSFEKTATDARSSRESLFSALESILSAMPSAPESLMLARPQKADFLSKIKQNVIDLLTMREHDEDEMHDRTGGRHPKNTAMELQKVEGEPKLALRVQRTEMSRVSPQPRKKTTTTEKKALASGLANGVNEKHKACPWTMPTLHAHLLHVHGTHAEVVTATKYHCLQQVLKMIPHICCHEFRANSKPIDAYAGLFGVHTTQTGLHLPLL